A DNA window from Rhodococcus sp. Z13 contains the following coding sequences:
- the cobA gene encoding uroporphyrinogen-III C-methyltransferase — translation MSAAAGDETSYLVGLNLQGRRVVVVGGGSVAQRRLGLLVASGAEVHVVARAATPVVESMAAKGRITLDLRDYRDGDLDGAWYVLACTNEPETNAAIVAEAERNRIFCVRADNARQGSAVTPATAHYDGLSIGVLAGGDHRRSAAVRTSIRDALAGAAVSDFDDAGTKPAGVALVGGGPGDPDLITVRGRRLLARADVVVADHLAPQELLAELDQQVEVIDAAKLPYGRAMAQQAINDILIDRARAGKFVVRLKGGDPYVFGRGYEELEACTAAGIPVTVVPGITSAISVPSAAGIPVTHRGVTHEFVVVSGHVAPDHPDSLTDWDALAKLRGTLVLLMAVERIGQFADALLAGGRPADTPVVVVQEGTLRSQRVVRADLSTVAQRVREEAVRPPAIIVIGPTAGFGLDADDPGTASDSAADGG, via the coding sequence GTGTCCGCTGCCGCGGGGGACGAGACCAGCTACCTGGTGGGCCTGAATCTGCAGGGACGACGCGTCGTGGTCGTCGGGGGAGGCAGCGTCGCACAGCGGCGCCTCGGCCTGCTCGTGGCGTCCGGCGCCGAGGTCCACGTCGTCGCCCGCGCCGCTACCCCGGTGGTCGAGAGCATGGCCGCCAAGGGGCGCATCACCCTCGACCTGCGCGACTACCGCGACGGTGATCTCGACGGCGCCTGGTACGTGCTGGCCTGCACGAACGAACCGGAGACCAACGCCGCGATCGTGGCCGAGGCCGAACGGAACCGGATCTTCTGCGTCCGCGCGGACAACGCCCGCCAGGGCAGTGCCGTCACCCCCGCCACCGCTCACTACGACGGGTTGTCCATCGGTGTCCTCGCCGGTGGCGACCACCGGCGTTCCGCGGCGGTGCGGACCTCCATCCGCGACGCCCTCGCCGGTGCCGCGGTCTCGGACTTCGACGACGCCGGGACCAAGCCTGCCGGTGTCGCGCTCGTCGGTGGCGGCCCCGGCGATCCGGACCTGATCACCGTGCGGGGCCGGCGACTGCTCGCCCGCGCCGACGTCGTCGTCGCCGATCACCTCGCGCCGCAGGAACTGCTCGCCGAACTCGACCAGCAGGTCGAGGTCATCGACGCCGCGAAGCTGCCCTACGGGCGGGCCATGGCCCAGCAGGCCATCAACGACATCCTGATCGACCGGGCCAGGGCCGGGAAGTTCGTCGTCCGCCTCAAGGGCGGCGACCCGTACGTCTTCGGCCGCGGCTACGAGGAACTCGAGGCGTGTACCGCCGCGGGCATCCCCGTGACCGTCGTGCCCGGCATCACCAGCGCCATCTCGGTGCCGTCCGCCGCCGGCATCCCCGTCACCCACCGCGGTGTCACCCACGAGTTCGTCGTCGTCAGCGGCCACGTCGCCCCCGACCATCCCGACTCGCTCACCGACTGGGACGCCCTCGCGAAGCTGCGGGGCACCCTCGTGCTGCTCATGGCCGTCGAACGCATCGGGCAGTTCGCCGACGCCCTGCTCGCCGGGGGGCGGCCCGCCGACACCCCGGTGGTCGTCGTCCAGGAGGGCACCCTGCGCAGTCAGCGGGTGGTCCGCGCCGACCTGTCGACCGTCGCGCAGCGCGTCCGGGAGGAGGCGGTCCGTCCGCCCGCGATCATCGTGATCGGGCCCACGGCCGGATTCGGTCTCGACGCCGACGATCCCGGGACGGCGTCGGATTCCGCAGCGGACGGTGGGTAA
- a CDS encoding MFS transporter — MLVLSGLQLMVVLDGTVANLALAPLQDDLGLSDAGRNWVLTAYALAFGGLMLLGGRLGDSYGRKRMFIAGVGLFTLASLLCGLATNPAMLVAARALQGVGAAVASPTALALVATTFPAGPARNRAIAVFAAMTGVGSIAGLILGGALTQVSWRWIFLINVPIGVLIVSLAFVALRETSPERLALDVPGAILATLGCTGLVYGLTEGPELGWTSATVIGAILTGLVLLGVFLVVERRAANPLLPFVLFRNKDRVATFVAIFFAGAVMFSLAAFVALFVQDILDYTPLAAGLAFVPFAFGLGGAAAVSSKLVARIEPRWLVVTGSAIMTVSLLYGSTMNADVRYFPTLFVLVLVVGFGVGLAVVPLPLCAISGVGQHEIGPLSAIAQVAQTLGGPVGLGVIGAMATSRTLSLGGTSGAVAEMTEAQLVAQGEGYMFALVGCAVCAVIAGVAALFIRFTPEEVAQAQEAEKAAQTS, encoded by the coding sequence ATGCTGGTCCTGAGCGGCCTGCAGTTGATGGTCGTGCTCGACGGGACGGTCGCGAACCTGGCCCTCGCACCCCTGCAGGACGATCTCGGCCTCTCCGACGCCGGACGCAACTGGGTGCTCACCGCCTACGCCCTCGCCTTCGGCGGATTGATGCTGCTCGGCGGCCGGCTCGGCGACAGTTACGGCCGCAAACGCATGTTCATCGCCGGTGTCGGCCTGTTCACCCTGGCGTCGCTGCTGTGCGGCCTGGCCACGAACCCGGCGATGCTCGTCGCCGCCCGCGCCCTCCAGGGAGTCGGTGCCGCGGTCGCCTCACCCACCGCGCTGGCGCTGGTCGCGACCACCTTCCCGGCCGGACCCGCCCGTAACCGCGCCATCGCCGTGTTCGCCGCGATGACCGGTGTCGGGTCCATCGCCGGGCTGATCCTCGGTGGCGCCCTCACCCAGGTCTCCTGGCGGTGGATCTTCCTCATCAACGTCCCCATCGGGGTGCTCATCGTCTCCCTCGCGTTCGTCGCGCTGCGGGAGACCTCCCCGGAGCGCCTCGCCCTCGACGTGCCGGGCGCGATCCTCGCGACCCTGGGCTGCACCGGCCTCGTCTACGGCCTGACCGAGGGACCGGAACTCGGCTGGACCAGCGCCACCGTGATCGGCGCGATCCTCACGGGGCTCGTGCTGCTCGGCGTGTTCCTCGTCGTCGAGCGCCGCGCCGCGAACCCGCTGCTGCCGTTCGTGCTGTTCCGCAACAAGGACCGGGTCGCCACCTTCGTCGCGATCTTCTTCGCCGGCGCGGTCATGTTCAGCCTCGCCGCCTTCGTCGCGCTGTTCGTGCAGGACATCCTCGACTACACCCCGCTCGCCGCGGGGCTGGCCTTCGTGCCGTTCGCCTTCGGCCTCGGCGGTGCCGCCGCCGTCTCGTCCAAGCTCGTCGCCCGCATCGAACCCCGCTGGCTCGTGGTCACCGGGTCGGCGATCATGACCGTCAGCCTGCTCTACGGGTCGACGATGAACGCCGACGTCCGCTACTTCCCGACCCTGTTCGTGCTGGTGCTCGTCGTCGGTTTCGGGGTCGGCCTGGCGGTGGTGCCCCTACCGCTGTGCGCGATCTCCGGTGTCGGCCAGCACGAGATCGGCCCGCTGTCGGCGATCGCGCAGGTCGCCCAGACACTCGGCGGTCCGGTGGGCCTCGGTGTGATCGGGGCGATGGCCACCTCGAGGACCCTCTCCCTCGGCGGCACCTCGGGAGCGGTCGCGGAGATGACGGAGGCCCAGCTCGTCGCGCAGGGCGAGGGCTACATGTTCGCGCTCGTCGGGTGCGCAGTGTGCGCGGTGATCGCCGGGGTGGCGGCGCTGTTCATCCGCTTCACCCCCGAGGAGGTCGCGCAGGCCCAGGAGGCCGAGAAGGCCGCCCAGACGTCCTGA